One Ricinus communis isolate WT05 ecotype wild-type chromosome 2, ASM1957865v1, whole genome shotgun sequence DNA segment encodes these proteins:
- the LOC8262225 gene encoding protein N-lysine methyltransferase METTL21A: protein MMGSSDESGELEKMEAMMIQIGSYREKVRVLRDDGEESAAEEIMLLWGIQQPTLSAPNSFVSQSSLQLRIDACGHSLSILQSPSSLGKPGVTGSVMWDSGVILGKFLEHAVDSKMLILQGKKIVELGAGCGLVGCIAAFLGAQVTLTDLPDRLRLLRKNIEANLTHGNVRGSAVVKELIWGDEPESDLIELLPDYILGSDIVYSEGAVVDLLDTLTQLSGTQTTIFLAGELRNDAILEYFLEAAMKDFVIGRVEQSQWHPDYSSHRVVLYVLVKKVK from the exons atgaTGGGTAGCAGTGATGAATCTGGTGAATTAGAAAAAATGGAGGCGATGATGATACAAATAGGATCATATAGAGAGAAGGTTAGGGTGTTGAGGGACGACGGTGAAGAATCTGCTGCCGAGGAAATAATGTTACTGTGGGGAATACAGCAGCCTACTCTTTCCGCACCCAATTCTTTCGTCTCTCAATCCTCTCTTCAGCTTCGCATTGATGCCTGTGGTCACTCTCTTTCCATTCTCCAGTCCCCTTCTTCTCTG GGCAAACCTGGAGTAACTGGTTCAGTGATGTGGGATAGCGGGGTTATATTGGGGAAGTTCTTGGAGCATGCTGTGGACTCCAAGATGCTTATACTTCAAGGAAAGAAGATTGTCGAGTTGGGAGCTGGCTGTGGATTGGTAGG CTGCATTGCAGCTTTTTTGGGTGCTCAAGTTACGCTTACCGATCTGCCTGATAGATTGAGACTACTGAGAAAGAACATTGAAGCTAATCTGACACATGGAAATGTGCGGGGCTCTGCAGTTGTGAAAGAGCTCATATGGGGTGATGAGCCTGAATCGGATTTGATTGAGCTGTTACCTGACTACA TTCTAGGGTCAGATATCGTCTACAGTGAAGGAGCTGTAGTGGATTTGTTGGACACATTAACGCAATTAAGTGGAACCCAAACAACAATTTTTTTGGCTGGAGAGCTTCGAAATG ATGCTATTCTTGAGTACTTCTTGGAGGCTGCAATGAAGGATTTTGTGATTGGCCGTGTGGAGCAGTCACAGTGGCATCCAGATTATAGCAGCCACCGGGTAGTTCTGTATGTCCTGGTAAAGAAAGTGAAATAG